atctatatttagtcacatggcttggtacattttctcagtattgtattctcatcttgcttcctctgtgtctggctggtgacccctgaatctgcccttcctcttcccagaattatcctagTCTgattgttccacctatacttcctgcctggctactggccaatcagtgctttattaaaccaatttgagtgacaaatctttacagtgtacaagagcattattccacagcactcccccTTTTTCATCTAatcaaaaaaggttttaactttaacacagtaaaattgcataaaacagttatcaagcaagaattactgttacaatatttagtctatttgtgtttgacaaaatcagagaaaacacccaattatctatcttatcttgatgaggTCAAAGTTTTATACCTTTGAGTTTACCCTTTTATCATGTACCAGTCTCTTCTAACCCTAAAACAATCACTATAAACAAAGCAATATCTTCTCTGTCTGTTGTAGTGGACAAGAGTTGAACCAAGCacccaaataaaaagcaaatgtgaCCATTCTCTTGGAGATGTGTGAAGATAACATTGTGAGATTAAGGTGGTCATAGTGTGTTCAAGGTCTTTCTAAATAAGTAAAACTTCAGTTGAGATTTCAGTAATGAAAATTTATATaggcatgtaataacaattagtaaaaagagagagagagagagaacatcaatttgaaggagagtgggaaggagCATATAGGAGGACTTGAACAAAGGAAATGGAATTGAtagatgtaattaaattataatttcaaaaataaacaaaaataagaattttaaaaagaaaaaccatgtgtGGATAGGGCTGTGCTGGAGATGTAgtgcatgagagaagaatgaattttaaaatatttaaagaaaagagaagaaaaaagaagattcaCAGTTGGATTAAGCAATGAGGGGCTGGTTGGTGATTTCAATAAGAGTAGAGAGGTAAGGacaaatggagaaagtgagagaAAAGTGAGGATAGTAAGTGTCAACCAGAGGGCATCAGGGGCTGAGGGGGAAGTCCAGGTTGTTTCAGACAACACAGAGGTCTTCTTTATTCTACCCCCAGACTTCTCCTTCCCAGGCTAATAATACTTAGAAGGCTGAACTCTGTTTGGGGTCCTACTCAGTACAGCTGCACTGACATGAGAGAAACAGGTTGCAGAATCCCAGTCCTTCTTATAGAAACCCCTAAAGTAACCACACAGGCAATGGCCTCACTAGAACATTTCCACTTGCAAAGCAAACCAAGCATGAGGAGCAATATGACTAAGTCAAGACTCAGTTATTAACTAAGAGTATCTGCCAGAAGTGTCTTTATTTAACAGATATATGAGATTTCATACACAGGAAAAATGTCCCAGGGGAAAGTCCACATATGAGGCAGGGAGGCCCTCAAGCCTCATGTCATCTGTgaccaagaaaatacaaagagaaggcCATTGCATCcaagagagggaacaggagagatgAAAGCAGGGGCAGGcgttagtttttattttaggaaaaagaGGATGGATACAGACAAcatggagacacagacacaattaTCTCACCCAATGACACTACCATAGCTCAGGGCCACCAAAGTCCCCTGGGGATGAAGTCACTATACCAACCTCAAAATAGTTGTAGGCACCACAGAGGCTGACTttcaaggaagaaggagagggtaGCCTTCCCTATGCTCAGCATCCCTTGCCCTAACTGGGTGACCGCTTTTACATATCTGAGGTAAGGACCACACACAATGCAATACACACTTGGACTTCTGTCTGATAAAGCTGGGCtgccagaaagagaaagagaaggcaaagGGCAGAGCAGGGCCCACTTAGAACCCTGTGTTTGGGGGACCAATACCTGTTCCTGGGCACAGGAGAAAAGAATCCTGGAGAGGGCTTTTGAGTCTTGACTGTTTTCTTTACAGATGTATGATCCAGATGTCACATCTTGGTGAGGAGAAAATCTCAAAAGGGTTTAGGTAACAGTGGGGAATTTCTTCCAGATAAAATTGCACATAACTGAGAAAAGCCGATGTATATACAAACAGACAATGCAAACATTTGATGTGTAAGGTAAGCAAATGCACTGCTATCGGGAAGACATGCCATGTGATGTGTTGTGATTATATGCTGTGTATTTCATGCTGTGTAGGGAGAAACAATGGGTTGCATGTGGGTCTGAGAATTTCCATGTGGCCTGCCAGGTGGTAATCATAGCTTCCATATGTCTATGACCAACATCTTTTAGGGTCCTCCTAATGGTCTCCATCTCAGGGTTTACAGACAGAGCTGCCTGAATTCTACTTTTCTGTCCTACACTTGCCTgatgaatgttctctctctctctctctgtctctctgtctatgtctctctctgtctctctgtctctgtctctctctctctctctcacacacacacacacacacaatgcagggGCGAGGTGTTGAGGATCTGGTATCCACCTCTTAGATGGCATATTGAGGCAAAATTTAGTCAGAGAATTGAGTGAAGAAGTGATCACAACGTGTCAAAGGTAACATGGAAATGTAAGGGAGGATAGACTGGCTTCCTCAGCTTTCTTTGGGAAGGAAGATTGGGATTGCTTTCAGCAAATCTtaaggagatttttttaaaaatataatacagcaggacacacagacacacaaaaatgtcTACACAACCAATCCTTCCATTTCTGGAAATTTACCCTAGAAAAATGTTAACAAAGGTAAATGGGGATACCCACAAAGATATTGTTTACACCACATATAATCCCCACGAAATGGAACAATTTAAGCTGCAAAAGTATGCATTGAGTTTATTAAGTGTTATTGGAGAAAATCAATAGATTAATACAAGAACtggtgtttttattgttgttgtttggggttttgttctgtttttttttttttattttcaaggacCATTTGGATCACTGTGTGATTTTGTGGTAAAATGCCTATAGGAAATATTGAAATGATTGCAAAAAGGCAAAATAATGTGCATACTATAGTTATAAGCATAACACTCTAAGTGTTCAGCAGAACAAAGGCTTGAGAGCATTTACAGGGAAGGAAAAACTCAGCAAAGGTGATCAAAATCACAAATTTCTTCATGCTAAATATTTCTTaagtattttaattgaaaaaaataacacttgaaatcttttaaaacagaGATTCTATTGCATGTTATCTAAGtggatgtgggcactgggaagaCCCATGATCACTGAGGTTAGATACTTCTGTTCAAACTGGCTCCATGCAAGTTCATTTTTCCAAAGTACATGGCTTAAATACACAGTTCTGGCTCTGCTACCCACTATCTTAGGCGGGGAGTTGAAGCCTAGGGCTCTAGTTCCTTTTCTACAACAACAATTAGATTAGCGCTCATGTTTGTATACAGACAACTGAGAAACCACGGAACTCCCAGCGTGTAGCAATCTCTAAATGTAAGCTTTAGGCAAGCTATATGGTGAAAGGACAAAGGGCAGTGAAGGTTAGGTCCATGAGCAATGGCACAAACTACAACCCTCTTTCCCGAGTTAGAAAGTAAGTTAGCAAATGGTTAGACTGAACTCACATAGGAGATGGCCACAGAGAATGAatggttctggaaactgaagacacagtgttctgccttttCTTAACTAGTTACCTGACTTTAAATCAGTCATTTAATCTGTCCCCATCTGTGTAACTGGGATTCATTAAGCCATCTTGCATATGTCTGGGGAAGACTTCACATTTCTAGTACTGTGCTGGTTAAATTAACCTCCATGATACTTGACAACTTAGTGGCTATGAACACAGATTCTGGAGTTGGACTTAGACTTGAGCCCAATCTTACTTACTATGTAAATGGCTTGGGTGAAGTTACTGCAGCTGTCTATGATTTCATTCCCTCATcttcaaaaaggagaaaagagccgggcagtggtggcacacacctttaatttcagtactcaggaggcagaggcaagtgaatctctgtgagtttgagcccagcctggtttatagagtgagttccaggacaggctccaaagcaacacagagaaaccctgcctccaaaaaagaaaaaaaaaagaaaggaaaagaaaaggaaaaagaaacaagagaaaacaaagggtTTTATACTACGTTGTATCAGTGATTTGATGAATATTAAGCCTTAGGCAAAGTACACTGTAGCAATGAGGCACCTTGGAAACATTAGCAACTTCCCACCATTTCCTGCAGGATCTCACACTGGCAGTAACACTAGGAAGTCCTGGGTCTGTGTATGTATCTCAtgagagaatgaataaaaaaaaaatctcttcaaaaaatatttttttcaagtagTTTGGGACTGTCTGGTAAAAGAGGGGTTAGAATGTCAATAAGCCGCTACGTAAGTGTCCAAACACACTGTAATTAAGACTTTTCCTATAGCCAGAAGAGGCCAATGCTGGAAAGAACTGCCTCAGCCCACTACTGTtcaaacacaccaaaaaaatctttctaaaatattttacataaaatgttaATGTTGTTCATAGAAATACGTAACCCTAAATGTCTTTTTTAATCCCAAAATGCCATGGATAAATGGAACACACATGCTGCCCTGGGGATTAAACTGAAGCCTGAAAGATAAGTGGGATTTTTAACCCATACGGAGTATGCTAGGACAGTATAGAGTGTTTAGCTGATCAGAAGGACttagattaaaaagaaaggaatcaGGGCAGGTGCCAGAATCCCTAATTATGATGTGTCTATGCTGTGATGTAACAAATATTCACATTATTATAGATCATCCTCAATCCTAGGTACATTGTGATGATCATTAGACACTACCTTGGGACAGTCCCTATCGTGGCCATTTGAGTTTCAGTTCGTTGAGTACAAACGGCACAACAACTGCTTCACTTAAAGCACAAAGCTGGGTATCTCCGTGTGGACggtgagacagagaaagtgaACATGGATGATATACAGGCTTTGGAGTCAAAAGGCATGGATCAAATCACAGCCATGCTATTTCCTCATTATTAGTTCAGACGAGTTTAATCTCTGAGATCCAAGGCCCCTCTGAAAACAGAAGACACCAGCTGTCTTGGATTTGAGGAGGAACTGTGTGGAAAGTATTGTACTGCATTACAGAaatgttatttctctttcttagcTGTGCAAAGCTCGTGCTCTGTCTGGAGCGATGGCTGAGGAAAACCAAACTGCAACAACTGAGTTCCTCCTGTTGGggttctctgacctcagagccCTTCAAGGGCCACTGTTCTGGTTGGTGCTTCTGGTCTATCTGATAACTTTGCTGGGCAACTCACTGATCATCTTTCTTACGCAAGCCAGCCCTGTGCTGCGctcccccatgtacttcttcctacGCCATCTCTCCGTAGTAGAGCTCCTCTACACCACCGACATTGTGCCCAGAATCCTGGCTGACCTgacctcctctcacccccagacCATTTCCTTCTGGAGCTGTGCAGCCCAGATGTATTTCTTCATTGTCCTGGGCATCTCAGAGTGCTGCCTACTCACAGCCATGGCCTACGACCGTTATGCAGCCATCTGTCAGCCCCTGCACTACTCCACCCTAATGAACCAGCGGGCCTGTGCAGCCATGGTGGGAACCTCGTGGACCATGGGCATCGTCACAGCTACTACTCATTCCTCCCTCATCTTCACTCTGCCTTTCCCCAGACGCCCCGTCATTCCACACTTCCTCTGTGACATCCTCCCAGTACTGAGGCTGGCAAGTGCTGGGAAGCACAGGAGCGAAATCTCCGTGATGACAGCCACTGTGGTCTTCATCATGATCCCCTTCTCTCTGATAGTCACTTCTTATGCCCGCATCCTGGGAGCCATCCTGGCCATGGCTTCCACCCAGAGCCGCCGCAAGGTCTTCTCTACCTGCTCCTCCCACTTGCTTGTGGTCTCCCTCTTCTTTGGAACGGCCAGTATCACATACATCCGGCCCCGAGCAGGCTCTTCTGTCACCACAGACCGCATCCTTAGTCTCTTCTACACAGTTGTCACACCCATGCTCAACCCCATCATCTACACCCTCCGAAACAAAGAGGTAACGGGAGCCCTGAAACACATGATGAGGAGGTGGGTTCCCTAGCCCTGAGGGGAACCGGAGTGTTCCTCTCATTCACTGTTCCTCCTCCCAGCATTCAGGTGTTCAACTTAAACTTCCGCCTAACAGAATCCTTAAAGAAACCTCAATAAGTAAGTTCTCCTGGTAGAAAGTGCTGGAATTGAGACACAgatatatatcttattttttttgtttttatataatgttttgtaattttttattattattaagaaaatttctactaattttacataccaaccacagattcccctctcctccctcttcccgccccccccagccttcccccccaacccactcccccattcccacctcctccaagtcaaggtctcccatggggagtcagcagagcctggtacattcagttgaagcaggtccaagcccctctgcccctgcaccaagaaagagataccatgataaagacatcatggaaataggaagaagcagggtgctagggaagttcccaggaatcccatgaccccaccttagactactagtaatagtcactgagggtgcctaaactggtctactctggtaaccTGTCACCATAGAGTCTTCTTCTAGTTACTGATAGAAgcaagagatccacagccaggtgccagtccaatcgatgagagagaggaggaattttGTAAGCAacggacattgagatcatgatgggaaaacatacagagatgaccagccacactagtagAAACCCattaactgtggaccaatagctgtggagacgccatgggactggactagggcctttggtgcatgagccggctttttggagcccagtgcatAAGGTGCGACACCTTGCGAAGTCTACATCTTACTTATTCCATACCCCCGATACTCTCTCAGGGCAGGAATTACTAGGAAACAGCAGAATGGAAGAGATCCTTGACTTGGGAAAAGAACATCCTCTAGATTGTCCCGTACCCTGGGCAAGGTGCCAGAGAATTATGTAGGTCATGAAGGCAGATTTCTATGAACTTGACCTCCAATGGACCCCTAGAACCTGGAGGAATGAACCTGCTTTGGGTTACATTTCTTCTACTTGTGTGAGCTTTTGTCTATTTAGTGATACATTTGCTCTGGGGTCTCCTTCAAGAGGAAAAGTATCTGAGGGTACTAGTCACACCATTCCCCTCCCAAGATAACACTGTAAGGGAAGTCAGGTTAGTCTATACGAGGTTCTGGAGTTGGGGAAACCTTTTTCCAGGAGACTTCTGCTTCACAGACATTCCTCCTCTGGAGGAAAAACAACCACAGGAATCCTCTGTATTCCCACCTGTCTCCTCATCTAAGTCCATTTTCATAAAGCCTCCTGTTCCCACAAAGTCTTCTTAtatctctgtgtctttttaaaagcaaatttttcATACACATCTTACCCATCATGTCCACCTATCAAGTTCCCATTCATCCTGTAAGGCTCAACTCAATTAATTCCTCCTTGAAATTTGCTGCCTAAACACATCTCATTACTACATTATGCCACAACTATTATAAACCTTTTGcaaaaattgtaatttttttttagtttttcatttattatatatagcaaGTGCTAATATATGAATGTCACTTCAAGAAAAACTGAAATGGCTTTTAATTTAGTAAATTTATTACATTCTTTTACTTTAtagttataagaaaataaaatacacaacaATAGAGAAGTCTTTTGATGTTGATTTTATATaagacttccaaaaaaaaaaaccttgcttcTGTGAATGTAAATTTTGTacttgaaatttttaaaacattgcttCTTTGATATATCTCTTGGTATATATCTAAAGGATTAGGTCAGCATACCCCAAAGAGATACATGTACATGTGATACTATTCATAATAGATAAGACTCAATTGAAGAATCCATCAACAGacgaatagataaagaaaatgtggtgtatatacacaatggagcttTACTCaaacataaacaataaaattaagtTATTTGAAAGATAATGGATATTACTGGGGATCATTATGTTAAGGAAGATAagcaaaattcaaataaatatactttCTCTCATATACAGAATATATGTGCTTTAGATGTAAGACCCTAAAATAGAGGTAGGACcatttggaaggagaaaatgtaCCATCAGGTGGGGGAGACAACAAACAGTAATGGGAGGaacaaatatgatcaaagtacattatattcatgtataaaaatgtaatagTGAAAACCGTTTCATACAAAAATATGgtaattaaaaagaagtaaaacatGTTAAGAGAAAAGtctaaatgcatttaaaatataagaaagactTGCAAGGTCTAGGAAGCAGAAGCTTACTTCAGAAGCTGCAAAGAGTATTCACGAGTATCATGAATCACTACCATCATTTGCTCTTGCATTCTGGATGCTTCTCttgattcattttttaatatatcagaatttttgtttccttctttccatAAAAGATTATCTTCTGGCACATAAATGGTACAGTTCCCCGCAGACTCCAACtcatttttaaatagttattgcttttaattttaaatttgatgGTAACTATTGAGACATAATTGATACACAAGAAGCTGCATTTTAAAGCACATAATCATCCATGAATCCATCATCACAATCAAGTtgctaaaataatattcaacagtTCCAAACCACTGCCTGTCTCCCAATTATCTTTGTTTTGTAATTTAGAAAGAAAGTTTAACATGAAATCTATGCTTACAAAACATAAGTGAACCACATACTATTGCCAACTATGAggatactgtttttgttttgttttgttttggttttgttgttgttgttgtttttctttttccaagacagggtttctctgtgaggttttgtgcctttcctggaactcactctgtagcccaggctggcctcgaactcacagagatccacctggctctgcctcccgagtgctgggattaaaggcgtgcgccaccactgcccggccatggAAGacacttttaaaccaaaaaattAGGTCATAGAATGATAAATAATGTAGGATTCACTGTAATCCAGCTCAGAACAGAGGGTAGAATGGTAGTTGTCAGATGTGAGGAATTAGAGAAATTGGAAGTTTTTGGCCAATGATTGCATCATTTTAGTTGTCAAGTTGAATAAATCCTAAAGATCTACAGCATAACCTTATCCtcgccaggtggtggcggcagcagcgcacgcctttaatcccagcactcgggaggcagagccaggtggatctctgtgagttcgaggccagcctgggctaccaagtgagttccaggaaaggcgcaaagctacatagagacaccctgtctcgaaaaaccaaaaaaaaaaaaaaaagtgtcttccAAATTCATTTATGTGTTGCATATGTCAAGATTTCCTGAAAACGTAAAGTTgaataatattacattttatatatttcatgcattttctttttaaattgtttctttattCACTAATCTTCAGATAGACATTTAGATAATTTACATTTCTTCCTAGtataaatgatgaaaatatatgagtataaaaatgtttagtgaaggtcattttttttttgttcttttgtaaaTATATCCAAGGTGGGATTTCTGGGTCATATAGTAGTtctgtttttagtgttttcaGGAACCATTGTGTTGTTCTCTGTAATGATGGAACCACTTTACCTTCCCATTAGCCAtgtatttgttgttattgttgttgtttgttgttatcATTATAGCACTGAGACAAAGTCGAACTGTATCTTCAGACTGGCTCGGAACTTATAATCCTTCAGCATCAGCCTcctcagagctgagattacaggcctgagcactGTACCCCCTGTGttttttggtttgcattttcccAATGATAAGAGACGTTGAGAAACTGTCCCCAAGAAAGGTGACTCTCTGAGTATATTCAGGTCCACTGCCTGCTTTATCAATT
This is a stretch of genomic DNA from Peromyscus leucopus breed LL Stock chromosome 18, UCI_PerLeu_2.1, whole genome shotgun sequence. It encodes these proteins:
- the LOC114681735 gene encoding olfactory receptor 10P1-like; its protein translation is MAEENQTATTEFLLLGFSDLRALQGPLFWLVLLVYLITLLGNSLIIFLTQASPVLRSPMYFFLRHLSVVELLYTTDIVPRILADLTSSHPQTISFWSCAAQMYFFIVLGISECCLLTAMAYDRYAAICQPLHYSTLMNQRACAAMVGTSWTMGIVTATTHSSLIFTLPFPRRPVIPHFLCDILPVLRLASAGKHRSEISVMTATVVFIMIPFSLIVTSYARILGAILAMASTQSRRKVFSTCSSHLLVVSLFFGTASITYIRPRAGSSVTTDRILSLFYTVVTPMLNPIIYTLRNKEVTGALKHMMRRWVP